One window from the genome of Lacerta agilis isolate rLacAgi1 chromosome 16, rLacAgi1.pri, whole genome shotgun sequence encodes:
- the LOC117061253 gene encoding lysozyme C, milk isozyme-like, which translates to MMKALWLLPFLASLLTTGEGMVYGRCELAQRLQQLGLDGYAGYSLANWVCTACHESSYNTEAIHYDSDGSADYGIFQINSRYWCQSPSEPSSNICGIQCSELLTDNIAVDVACAKIVVDNSPNGLGAWVAWRLHCQGQDLSQYVAGCDL; encoded by the exons ATGATGAAGGCTCTTTGGCTGCTGCCCTTCCTCGCCAGTCTCCTCACCACAGGAGAAGGCATGGTCTATGGCCGCTGTGAGCTGGCTCAGAGGCTCCAGCAGTTGGGCTTAGATGGTTACGCTGGCTATAGCCTGGCCAACT GGGTCTGCACAGCATGTCATGAGAGCAGCTACAATACCGAGGCCATACACTACGACTCTGACGGCAGTGCTGACTATGGCATCTTCCAGATCAACAGCCGTTACTGGTGCCAGAGTCCCAGCGAGCCAAGTTCCAACATATGCGGAATTCAATGCTCTG AACTGCTGACGGACAACATCGCCGTAGACGTGGCTTGTGCTAAGATTGTAGTTGACAATTCACCTAATGGACTGGGTGCCTG GGTGGCGTGGAGATTACATTGCCAAGGTCAGGACCTGTCTCAATACGTTGCAGGGTGCGACTTGTAG